The sequence CACCGAACTTCTCATCCGCTCCTCTCTGGAGATATGAACCTTGGTGGCGATGACCAAACGATCTCTGATGCCTGAAATGGCTTGTCCCACGATCTTCTCGTTCCGACCTCCCATATAGCAGCCTGCCGTGTCGATATAGTTGATCCCCCCATCAAGACCGTGGCGAATGGCAACGGGATCCGAACACTGCATCGCTCCATATCCCAGGACCGATACCGCAAGTCCGGTCCTGCCCAGAACCCTCATCGGCATTTCCCGGGGCTGAGCCGCGAGGGCTTGTCCCGGAATGAGGCCGGCGGCAAGGGATGCTATTGTGCCTTTGAGAAGATCGCGGCGTTTCAAGAGCATGGGTTACTCCTATGACAATCTGAGATCTCAGATTTCAGAAAGGCTAAAAGAAATGAACGTAGAATAGTAAGGATGAATTAAGAGTGCCAATTTTTGCTATAATCCTCGCTATTCTGTTTAATATAAATATTCCTATAACTTCTGGGAGAATCAGTTCCTTCTTTTGAGATTTAAGATCAAGGGCAGCTGATAGCTGCCCTTTACCGTTCCCCCACCTTCCTTAGAACCTCCTTTAGGTAGGCGGCGGCTTTCTGAGTGCCTGCCCTGGTCCAACTCACCGCGCTGCCCAGTATCAGGACGGTAGGTACGTCTTGTTTCCTCAAGCTTGCAGCATGGTCCTCGGCATCAGAGCCAGATGGAAGGAAATGTAAAAAACAGACCCCACCGTCCGGGCCGATCCAGGTGTACCCCGGCCCCGCCTCAAGATCATAGTCCACATGCTCCGGGTGGTAACTGACCTCGCAGGGCTTTCTGGCCAGTTTTTTTAAACGTGAGACGGTTGCGGGCAGCGGCTCCGGTGCAGGTAGACCCCTTGAAAGCTCCAGCAGGAAATCCCCGACAAGGAGCTCCCCCTTACTATCTTCTCCATCAGTCTCGAAATCGATCCTCATGAAGTACCGTCCCAACATGGCGTAGGAGGTAAAACCCCCGGAAAGGACCGTGGCCCCGGAAGCGCTGTACTCATCACCGTCACATCCGGCGTAAAGACTGTAGAGCCCGAATGCGTTCACAGGGACACCCATGTCCAGGATATCCACAGACAGGTAGGCTCCCTCTTCGGTCTCATAGGAGGCGTAGACAAGAAGGAGGGCCCCGTAACGCTTTAACAGCTCCGCTTCGCCGTTAACGTGTTCGTATATGTTGTCCGGAGACCAGGTTTTGGGCTCTGCCACCATGGCCAAGGCAGGGTTCGACCCGAAGGAGCCGGGCAGGGCAGGAGGTTCGGCAGCAAAACCGATATCCGGGCAGAAGAGTACAGCAAGAAGAAGGAGAGCCGGAAAAATTCGCATAAAGGTAATTGTAATGGTTTTCGATTGTTACTTCAACAGGTGGAAGCAGTGAACCGTGATCCGTGAAGCGAAAAGTCCCGGATTGGACTTTTTGCGACTCTATCAAGGTTTAAGATTTAAGATTCCAAGTTCCAGGTTTTCCTCAACGCATTCCGCACTGTCTTTCCTATACAAGACAGCCGCCTGAATAAAGGCGGCTGTCTATTAGTTCTTCCTTATTTTCCCCTGTTTAAAAACGGGGAAGATCGTGACCCTTCGAAGGCTAATCTGCCCCTAGTGGTACGAGGTTCGTCTCAAAAACAGCAGAGTCGTCCCCGGCATCGAAGGCGAAGGTTCCGCCGGTGGGGGTATAGGCAAAGGAGGCCGAAGCGCCATCGGCCGTCAGCGTGACCGATCCGTCATCCGGCCAGCCGTAACAGTTAACTGGGTTGCTGGTGCCTCGGCAGTAAGAAGGCGCATCCAGGGCATCTCGGTACCAGGTCAGTGAAACATCGAAATCCACGCATCCGTACACATAAACCTTAACATCCCCTTCCGCACAATAAGTTCCTGAGGAAATGAAGGTGGCCGTTGAAAGGTCCCAGGCGTGATTTTGACTAAAATTCATCAGGGCCTGAGTATATCGGTTAACAGTGGTATTACTGTAACTGTAAAAGTAATCCATGGCGTAATCTGCTGAGATCGTATCTTCGAAGGAGGTGGCGCCAACTGTTGAATCAAAGGCGTCACTCATGCTGCTGGAGACAAATCCGGACTGGAGCCTCTCCTCCTGACGGGTGGTTGGCTAGGCGTCTCCCTGACGAATAAAGAGATCGCCATAGTTTAAATAGTAGGCTGAGCTGCGGCTAATTGGGCGGCCAACGGGCCTGGTCATTCCCGGACCGATATCCACCAACGGGAGGATGGTGGGTACAGAGTACGGGATTCCGTCTGTGGTTATAGTTAACGAGGAAGATCGGTATATTGATCCGCGCCCTGCCTGCAGAGATTCCAACGCGAATGGGTCTGAAATGGCGAGAGATGCCGCCCTCGGTTCACTTAAGGCGACCAGGTCTATTCCGCCCGGCCTTTCACTATAGTAAATATATGCACCTGCCGAATCGGCGAAATCGTTAAAGCTCAGTGATTGAACTGTGGATGTGTTATATGAAGTCTCATCCCAGCTGGCCGAATAGGATCCCGAGTAGGTGAACGACCCTCCGTCCCCACCCTCACCGGAGTCGCTGGTGCTGAAGGAGGTACTGCCAAGGGAAGCCACCCTTACTCCTCCGCCAAACCGCGATACCAACTGGCCGATGTCCCCGAGAAAATAAACAGTAAAAAGGTTTTTCCTTTCATCCTCGATCTCCCATTCACGCCAAAGCAAAATAATTATCCGAGGCTGCCCTCGGGATACCAATCCAGATGCGCAGTATGCCTGACGGCGAAAGTCCGCACTAGGAACAAGCCGAACAAACCGACAGACCCAAGACTCAGGGTTAACCCCGTGAAACCCTGTGTACTCTTCTATGAGTAGGCTCCGATCGCTTTTAGTGTACCTGACCTTTCTCCGGGATTTATATTTTTAACAGCGATCCTTTGCGATGCAGTCTTCCAATTGGCTGCCCTGGCGGCCCTCTGCGTTAAAACTTTAATCTCTTTTGTGTAAACCGAGATCGCTTCACATGGGCAACGGTTCGCGATGACAGAGCGAACTGGATTTCGGATCAGCACGCCTAAGGCGTGATATGCGGAATGGGGTTGATTGAAGTTTTACCTGGAAACATAGATACCTGGATACGGGTTTTTGCCTGGCTCGTGCCTTTCCGCACCATGCAAACCGCACGGCTCCTGGGTGCTGGCTCCTGGGTACTGCTCTTAAAACGCTCCCCCAAATACAAAGTAGATCGAATGCTCATCCTTCGCCCACGCGAAGTCAAGGCGCACCTTGCCTATATGGTCGGGTGGGAGAGTCATACGCAACCCACCACCATAGGATGTTTCCGGGGACTGGAAAGAGTGATCGGTCGCCTCTCCCACTTCGGCGAAAGCTGCCCCACTGAAGATCCCGAACAGGCTCTGGCGAACCTCCCCTTGCACAACGTACATACTGTCACCCCTGAACCGGTTCGCGGAAAACCCTCTCAACTCGTAGGGCCCTCCCAGCCAATACCGGTACTGATAGCTGGGCTCACCCCACGACCCTGCCAGATGCACTCTCCCCGCTAACACCGTCCCGGGTGCTGGCGAGTAGTAGACACGGCTATCCACGTCAGCCTGGAAGAAGGTGTCGCTGCCCTGAAAGGTGGACAGGTAGTCAAAAACATACCTGATCGTCAGGTTGTGAAAAGTACCTGACGCCGGGCTGAGCTCACTGTCCCTGGAATCGTAAAACAGGCACATACCCAGATCGAGGGTTGCCTCCCTGTACTCGGGCGGAGCCAGGTCGTTTCCAATGACATCCCCTGGAATTGTGCCCCTGTACTCCAGAAACGGTCCAAAGGAGATCTTGTTTTTGTCAACAAACTTTAGAAAATATCTGGCCTGGTGAACGGTCCCTTCAAGATCTATCCTCTTTGAAGGATCGGAGTCCATCCCTTCGCCGTAGTAGGGCCTGGTAAAATCATCAACATCCAGCTCCAGATGAAAATAGGTGTCTTCTGTGACCCATTTTTTCAGGTTCAACACGACACTGTATTCACCCTCCGTGGAAAAAGCCAGAATGGTCTCGAAATTGTATCGGGGGGGCAGTTCACGTTCCAGGAAGACGGCTCCACCATAGATCATTCCAAATGTCGGCTCGTAGGCGACAATGGGCGACAGGGACACACCGATGCCCTCCCGAAGAGGGGC comes from bacterium and encodes:
- a CDS encoding BamA/TamA family outer membrane protein; amino-acid sequence: MEQELGEYGELAPLREGIGVSLSPIVAYEPTFGMIYGGAVFLERELPPRYNFETILAFSTEGEYSVVLNLKKWVTEDTYFHLELDVDDFTRPYYGEGMDSDPSKRIDLEGTVHQARYFLKFVDKNKISFGPFLEYRGTIPGDVIGNDLAPPEYREATLDLGMCLFYDSRDSELSPASGTFHNLTIRYVFDYLSTFQGSDTFFQADVDSRVYYSPAPGTVLAGRVHLAGSWGEPSYQYRYWLGGPYELRGFSANRFRGDSMYVVQGEVRQSLFGIFSGAAFAEVGEATDHSFQSPETSYGGGLRMTLPPDHIGKVRLDFAWAKDEHSIYFVFGGAF